In Lathamus discolor isolate bLatDis1 chromosome 1, bLatDis1.hap1, whole genome shotgun sequence, the following are encoded in one genomic region:
- the TNIP3 gene encoding LOW QUALITY PROTEIN: TNFAIP3-interacting protein 3 (The sequence of the model RefSeq protein was modified relative to this genomic sequence to represent the inferred CDS: inserted 3 bases in 2 codons; substituted 1 base at 1 genomic stop codon), with protein sequence MESRCESQQLEVEIRSLIQKSNTCQSGEDPKPIAQESAKPQRPSCSLKLLSVMRKNEGEDTFYSALKCHLNPLLIQSGSPWSDSDLSSLQCKMKIAMLKALLDVLKKQHTPVLGTVSEMGGRNSLEDMRTQTEVLRCQVQIYEEDFRKERSDXRLNGEKEALHKIYKKLQSQLHKLTSQTRDLPVQSEGPSYPPPLFLXPCVSYGSCGLVLHYQDPRVHPASRRXNEQQQHSPDYQRYVTDQFPPDAQCKANSKTAAVQNIF encoded by the exons CAGGTGTGAAAGCCAACAGCTTGAGGTTGAAATAAGGAGTCTGATACAGAAGAGTAACACTTGCCAGTCTGGTGAAGACCCCAAACCTATTGCCCAAGAGAGTGCAAAACCTCAGAGACCTTCATGTTCCCTTAAG CTTCTTTCTGTTATGAGGAAGAATGAGGGAGAAGATACGTTTTATAGTGCTTTAAAATGTCACCTAAACCCACTGCTGATCCAAAGTGGCAGTCCCT GGTCTGATTCAGATCTTAGCTCCCTTCAATGTAAGATGAAAATAGCCATGCTGAAa GCCCTTCTTGATGTGTTGAAAAAGCAGCACACACCTGTGCTTGGGACTGTTTCTGAGATGGGTGGCAGAAACAGCCTTGAGGACATGAGAACCCAAACTGAAGTTCTCAGATGCCAG GTTCAAATATATGAAGAAGACTTCAGAAAGGAGAGATCTG AAAGACTTAATGGGGAGAAAGAAGCATTGCATAAAATTTACAAGAAATTACAGTCTCAGCTGCACAAACTAACCTCTCAG ACAAGAGACCTCCCAGTACAGTCTGAGGGGCCCAGCTACCCACCTCCACTTTTCCTCTAACCATGTGTTAGTTACGGAAGTTGTGGTCTGGTTCTTCACTATCAAGATCCACGAGTCCATCCAGCGTCTCGCAG GAACGAGCAGCAACAGCATTCA CCAGACTATCAGCGGTATGTTACTGACCAGTTTCCGCCAGATGCACAGTGCAAGGCAAATAGTAAGACAGCAGCTGTACAGAACATATTTTAG